CCTCCCCGTTTCCTCTTGTGCTCCTCTACTGACCAAACTGTGAAGTATGAACTTTAAATTAGAATCGAAGTCTTTATGATTTAGCCTTCAGGCTTTAAGCTAATAGCTGATAGCCGATACTCGCGATCGCTCATAACTCAAGATGGATCTTGGAGATTGCTACCGTTTGCTGGGTTTGAGGTCAGGAGCCTCTTTCGCCGATATCAAAGCGTCTTACCGCCGACTGGCACAGCAATATCATCCTGATATCAATCCAGGTGATAACAAAGCAAAAGAAAAATTTATTGCCGTGACTGAGGCATACAAACTGCTGTTGCACGGACTCCCACCAGAAGAGACAGCGCTGTCTTCGGGTCAGTCGCCAACAGCTCAACATCAGCCAATAAAAGCAAAGTGTCCAGAGGCAACGAAGGAAAAGCCAAAAGAAAAACCAAAACCAAAGCCGCCGAGTTTTTCCGAGATAGAACAGCGGTTGAAATGGAAGACTTACGAGCAGTTACAGCAGTTTCTCAAAGAAAGACGCTTCCCACAAGCGATCGCCTTAGCAGAAGCATTAGCACAACGTTTACCAGAAGATGCAGAAGTGCGTCAATGGCAGGCTATTGTCTATCAAGTTTGGGGACGAGCGCTGATTGCAGAAAAACAGCCTTTCAAAGCTAAAATTTATCTGAAAAAAGCCCTCAAAACTGACCCTCACAATAAGTCTTTGTGGCATGAGGTACAGCGCGATTTTCAGATCTTAGAACATATGTTTTGAGGTTGCATATTATAATGCATATAAATTTTATGCTAAGGGGTTCTTTCTTTTTAGTTTTTAATACCCTATTATTACTATTTTTTATAAATCAATAAGGCGAATGGTCGTTCGCTCCTAGCGCAGGTACTCGCGTTACTGTTAAGGACAGAACATCTGTGTCCATTTTATCGCCATGTCTGCAATTATCGTTACCGTTAAATTATTTGCTGCTTACCAAGAAGCTTATAAAGTGCCAGAACTGGTACTGGAATTGCCTCAGAATACACCAGTTGCCGCAGTCCGCGATCGCTTGATGACCGAACACCCCGAACTCGCTCAGTTGCGTAATATTACCCGTTTTGGGGTGAATCTACAATTTGTGGAACCAGATACCATCCTGCAAGACGGAGATGAGGTGGTGTTAATTCCGCCAGTCAGTGGCGGGTGATATTATAGCGGATTTTGGTTCTGTTAGTACATTTTTATAATTACTAAATACCCGACAAATTTTGTCGGGTATGTTTGACGAGTATTTTTGCTCGTGGTACTATCAATCGAACAGTTGACGGACACCCAGGGAAAGCTGATTTATGACACAGGCGACAACCAACAACACCCAAGCCACCACCGCCACTTTTAAGTCCTTAAAGTGTAAGGAATGTGGCGCGGAATATGAACTCAAGCCTCTTCATGTGTGCGAGTTCTGCTTTGGTCCATTGGAAGTAACCTACGACTATAGCGCCCTACGCTCCACAGTTACTCGTGAAACAATTCAAGCGGGACCAAATTCTATCTGGCGCTATCGTAAGTTTTTACCTGTAGCCAGCGACAACCCCATTGATGTGGGAACTGGTATGACTCCGTTGGTGCGATCGCACCGCTTGGCACGTCGCCTGGGTTTAAATAAGCTGTATATCAAGAATGATGCCGTCAATATGCCCACCCTCAGCTTCAAAGATAGGGTGGTCTCAGTTGCTCTTACCCGCGCACGGGAGTTAGGTTTCACTACGGTTTCTTGCGCTAGCACGGGTAACTTAGCAAATTCTACCGCTGCTATTGCGGCACACGCAGGTTTAGACTGTTGCGTGTTCATCCCTGCTGATTTGGAAGCTGGAAAAATTTTGGGAAGCCTGGTTTACAGTCCAACCCTCATGGCTGTTAAGGGTAACTACGACCAAGTCAACCGCCTCTGTTGTGAAGTTGCGAATACACACGGTTGGGGTTTTGTCAATATCAACCTGCGTCCCTACTACTCCGAAGGTTCTAAGACACTAGGCTTTGAAGTTGCAGAACAACTAGGCTGGGAACTACCCGACCACATCGTCGCACCGTTGGCATCCGGTTCGCTGTACACAAAAATTTACAAAGGCTTCCAAGAATTCGTAGAAGTGGGTCTGGTGGAAGGCAAGAAAGTCAAGTTCAGCGGCGCGCAAGCTGAGGGATGCTCACCTATTGCCCAAGCCTATAAGGAAGAACGCGACTTTATCAAGCCCGTAAAACCCAATACCATTGCAAAATCAATTGCAATTGGGAACCCAGCAGATGCTGTTTACGCTTTAGACATAGCGAGGAAAACAGGTGGTAGTGTTGAGTCAGTCACCGATAGCGAAATTATAGAAGCCATTAAACTGCTGGCAGAAACAGAAGGCATCTTTACAGAAACCGCTGGTGGGACAACAGTTGCCGTGCTGAAGAAGTTGGTAGAAGCTGGTAAAATTGACCCAGATGAAACAACCGTGGTATACATTACCGGAAACGGCTTGAAAACCCAAGAAGCCGTACAAGGTTATATTGGCGAACCTCTGACGATTGAGGCAAAACTTGATAGCTTTGAACGAGCGCTAGAGCGTTCCCAGACACTGGAGCGCCTAGAATGGCAGCAAGTCCTGGTTTAGTCATGAGCCATGAGTCATGAGCACATGACTCATGACTTATAAATTCTTATTCCCTACTCTCCAAATCTATGGCTGTAAAAGTTTTAGTTCCTACTGCTCTGCAAAAATTCACCAACAACCAAGCCGCTTTAGAATGTAAAGGCAGCACGATCGCCGAACTCTTCAATTCCTTAGAAGAAAGCTGTCCTGGTATTAAGTCGCGTTTGTGCGATGAAGCTGGACAACCACGGCGGTTTTTGAATTTGTACGTCAATAGTGAAGATATCCGCTTTTTGGATGGAACGGATACACCATTAAAAGATGGCGATGAAGTAAGTATTGTACCGGCTGTAGCTGGGGGCTAGTAAAATTCAAAATTCAAAATTTAGAGTCCAAAACAACCGTTTTGAATAAATAATTTTGAATTTGAATTGGTTTGTCCTATAAGAGCAAGGCTTTGGTAGCTTGAAAAAGTGGTCGCTATCGGGAGGCGTCGCTGTGTCAAAATGAAGATGACAAATAGCTCCTGGTGAGCTCTAATCGCAAGACAAAGGATAGACCTGAGCAATGGCAGAACCAACAAATCATAATGAAGCTGGGGAAGTAGCTCCCAGCACTGTAGACAAGCAGGCTCCCAGTGTCGCTGAAGAACACGCTCCCAGCACAGACTCACCCGAAGCGACAGACATCCCTACAGCCAACGCGCCAGACCCCAAAGCGGCGAACCCAGAAACTAACCCCAATGCAGCAAAAACAACGACTGCTGCACCCAAGGGAGAAAAGCCAGCAGGGGCAGCCAAAGCAGCCGCAGCAGGGGATAAACCAGCCGCTAAAGCAACAGCAAAAAAAGAGAAAGCACCAGCTGTTGAAGATAAGCCATTTGCAGAGTTTATCCAGCAAGATTACTTACCAGCTGTGCAAAAGGCGATCGCATCTGTTGGGGTGCAAAATTTACAGCTAAATTTTGCCAAGCAGAAAATTTCCATCACTGGTTTTGAAACAGGTGAGGAATGCTGGCAAATTACGGGCAGTTGGCAGAATGGTCTGCGTCAGTTTAACCTGTATTTTCCTGAAGAAGATATTCAAGGGAAAAAGGCTTTTTCCTGTCATGAAGGCAAAAAGCCTAGCACTCTTGAGTCATTCTTAATCGACGAGCGCAAAGTTACTCTTGACTTACTGGTATATGGATTGGTGCAGCGCCTAAACGGGCAAAAGTGGCTGGGGAGAAATTAGTTCAGTTCGTGGAAGTGGTAAGTGACGGCTCCGGTATCGGGGTCGTTATCTATCTTCACATATCCTGTTTTGAGCATCTCCTTGAAAACAGCTTCCACCTCAGAAAAGCTAGCACCCGTTTCCATAACTGCTTGAGTGACTGTGAGTTTACCACCCCTGTTGTCCGCAGCTTTGAGCAATCGCATCATCAGTTTTTCTTGAGCAGAGCGGTATACTTGGGCAGCAACAGCAGGTTGGTTTAAAGGGACACCCAAAGGTGATAAACCTGCTTTGAGTCTGAGTTTCATTTCCTGTTCCTCAACCATATTAGGGATAATGAACAAGTCTACAAACTGCCCTATACCAAGCACACCACCAGTCAACAGCCATAACAAACCTGTTCCTATCTTGCCGTTGTATAAACGGTGCAGTCCTCCCAAACCAACAAACCAGGCTGCACTCAAGATGTAGGAGACAAGAAGACGGTCTTGATGGTCTTTATTATTCTTATTTCCAGCATTCATCTTGTTTCCTTCCCCTCATTCACTCTTGTTTTCTAAATACAGTTTTCCTACTCTGTTTTTTTCGTATCAGGATAGGCAGCCAGAGTTTTCAAAATTCCCATATCACTGCAATGGCGCAAAGCGCCGAGCCTCAAGGGACGATTACAATGGCATAGTTCTTATCTCTAAGATAACTACCTTATAGAAATTTTACTGACTTTAATGTTACATTAATTACATATATAATCATGCTGGTATATGTTTACAGTATGATTGGCTTGTGGTTATTCTTCTTCACCCAATGGATTCACCCGACTAGGTGATTTTAATTGGGATGAGCTTTTACTACAGGCTACACATCCTCAATTCCCGATTTCCAAAAAAATTGAAGTGTTGTTGCAACTCTTAACGTTTTCTGGGTCTGTTCTCGCCCTGCACCTTGGTAGACTGAACTATACGAATAAAATACTGTCGTCTGTTGTGCCTTGTGAGTCCAGTCCTGGAGGAGGGTTTCCCGCGCCCTGGGAACTGGCGTTCACCGAAGGTGTGCCGAAGGCATACCCGTAAGGGTGAGGGTATTACTTTAGACTTTCGCAGGCACTCAAAATAATAAGACACTTATGGCAATCAAGACATGGTAGATTCCCTCAAAAAACCAGGCTTTGAAGAAATGCGGTCCGGGATTAAAGTCCCAGCCAAAGAAACCCTACTGACACCCCGATTCTACACGACCGACTTCGATGAGATGGCACGGATGGACATCTCGCCAAACGAAGACGAGTTAAAAGCCATTCTGGAAGAATTTCGTGCAGACTACAACCGCCATCACTTTGTTCGGGATGCCGAGTTTGAACAATCCTGGGATCATATTGATGGGGAAACTCGTCGGTTGTTCGTTGAATTTCTAGAGCGTTCCTGTACAGCAGAGTTTTCTGGCTTTTTGCTGTACAAAGAACTTGGACGCCGCTTGAAGGACAAGAGTCCTGTTTTGGCAGAATGCTTCACCTTGATGTCCCGAGATGAAGCGCGTCATGCTGGCTTCTTGAACAAAGCGCTGTCGGACTTCAATTTGGCGTTGGATTTAGGGTTTTTGACCAAGAGCCGTAATTATACCTTCTTTAAGCCAAAATTCATCTTTTACGCGACTTATCTTTCGGAAAAGATAGGTTATTGGCGTTATATCACAATTTATCGCCACTTACAAGCACATCCAGAAGACCAGGTTTATCCAATTTTCCGCTGGTTTGAGAACTGGTGTCAGGATGAAAACCGTCACGGGGATTTCTTTGATGCCATCATGAGATCCCAGCCGCAAATGTTAAATGATTGGAAGGCGCGGTTATGGAGTCGGTTCTTCCTGCTGTCCGTGTTTGCGACGATGTACCTCAACGACGTCCAGCGCAAAGATTTCTATGCATCACTTGGTTTAGATGCACGGGAATATGATATTTACGTGATTCAAAAGACCAATGAAACCGCAGGGCGAGTGTTCCCCGTGACACTGGATGTTGAGCATCCGGAGTTCTATCAACGGTTGGAAGTTTGTGTTAAGAATAACGAGAAGCTGACAGCAATAGCTAACTCAAATACTCCAAAATTCCTGCAATTCTTCCAAAAACTGCCCTATTACGTCTCCAATGCTTGGCAGTTATTGCGGTTGTACTTCATCAAACCACTTGACGCTGCTGCTACCCAAGGCGCTGCTCGCTAAGTGATTAGCTTTTGCTAAAACTTAAGTGGTTCTGCATGATGCAGAGCCGCTTTTTTTATGCACTGTAGTGAACCAGCGCTCTTGGTAGGGTTTCCCGACCCAGGCGACTGGTGAACCCGGAGGGAGGCACAAAGGAATGAGATGGCAGTTATCAGCTATATGCTTTGGAGTTGGTCTGAGTTGGGGTTTGATAGCTGCTCCTGGTTTGTGTGATACGCCTTCAAAAAGTGCCCAGGATTTGGATTTAAGCCCAGAAATTATTAAGGATAGTCCAGTTTTGCAACGTTGGCGGCGTCAAGTACCTAATGTGTTGGAAGACATTAAAAATGACCCCAGTTTTCCTACCAAGGTGCGGCTGGGTTATTCTTACGTTCCTTCTGAGCAAGCATTTGGGGTGAATGTAGGTGTGGAGGATGTGTTTATTGGTCGTACTGGCTTGACGGTGAGTGGTGAGTATCAGGCAACGTTTAATGGTCAACGCGAGGCTTATGGTGCAGACTTGCATTATTATCTGCGTCCTTTGGGTAGCTACATCAATATTGCAGCGGTGGTAGGCTATCGGCACTTGGAAACGAACAGCTACTCAACAGATGGAGTCAATTTAGGTGCGAAATTGTTGTTTGTGTTGTCTCGCGGTGGTGCGGCAGATATTTCTTTGACACAGAGTTGGGTTGCTCCAGGTACTGGCGAAGAAGTGGGTTTAACAACGTTATCAGTAGGCTATGCCATCACTCGCAATCTCCGCATATCTACAGATATTCAGCAACAAAATGCTAGACAGGATAAAGACACTCGCTTAGGTGTGGTTTTGGAGTGGATACCTTGAAGCCCACATTCCGGTTAGTGTCTTTAGTGTTTCGTATCGTTTGCTATGAGGGCTGATGGGAACCACCGTGTTGGGATAGGTTTTAGGTTTGAGAGTTGAGGTTGATTTATTCCCTATCCCCTATCCCCTCTTCTTTTACACTTCAGCCACGACTTGTTCCTGTTCCTTTTCGACAAACGCCTGCACGCGAGCGCGGTATTGTCTTAATGAATCATCCACCCAGTCGCGATCGTTACTGTTAGCGTACAAATGTACAATTGGTTCGCTAGCATCTGGTAACACTAATACCCAACTGTCATCATAGGGTTGACAAATTTTCACCCCATCAATTAATTCGAGGTTCTGAGCCGGATGAGTTTCCACCAAGTAGCGCATCAGTGCTCCCTTGACAGTCCAAGGACAACGTACTGTATATGCTTTATGAATCACGCGGGGTAATTCTGACCGTACAGTGGCTAGAGAGCGCTCCTGTATCGTTAGCATCTCAATGAGCTTGGCGGCGCAGAACATGGCATCAAACCCTGGATGCAATTGTGGAACAATAAAGCCAGTGTCGCCACTGCCTCCTAACACCACATTGGAATTTTTCTGACAAGCTTCCATCAATGCTGTAGGATTTGCTTTCGTGCGAATGACCTTACCATCATGGCGACGGGCAATTTGTTCCACAGCGCTGGAAGCATGAACTGGTACCACAACTGTCCCTCTGGGGTGAGCAGTTAACATCATATCTACCATCAGTGCTGTTAACATTTCCCCACGAATAGGAATGCCAGATTCATCAACTAAAATCAGCTGTTCTCCATTCGCCGAAACCTGGACGCCAAAATTAGCCTTCAACGCCTCTACCACATGACCCAGCTGTGTCAGAAGTGGTTCGCGGTCAGTTGCTGATACGGCGGTTTTATTGAGGCTGGCATTCAGCACTACCGCATCAGCACCAAAGTTATCTAACATTTGCGGCAACACTGCCCCAGATACCGAATAAACGTAGTCAATGACGACTTTTGCCCGACTGTTGCGAATTGTATCAATGTGCAAAAGCTTCTCGAAAGCGGTGCAGTATCGATCCATCACTTGGCTGGGGTATGCCACGTTGCCAATTTCATGAATTTGCGATCGCCGCATATCTTCCTTGAAGTAAGCCCCTTCGATTTTCTTTTCCAAGGATTTGGTGATATTAATTCCCTTGGCATCCATGAATTCAATTAGGATGTAATCGGGGCGGTCTGGATGCACCCGCACATGAATTCCACCAGCTACCGACATTGTGGGTATAACTGTGCGGGCTATTGGGATAGCTGTGGCATCTAGGTTTTGAATATCGATACCCACTGACATCAAACCAGCAATTAATGAGCGAGTGACCATACGCGAAACATTACGCTGGTCGCGGGAAACCGTTATCCGAGAACCTGGTTTTAAAGTTGAACCGTATGCGGCTCCCAACTTCACAGCAAATTCTGGGGTAATGTCGATATTGGCTGATCCTTGGACACCTCTTTGCCCAAACAGATTGCGTTGAGCCGTGTTCCCCCAAATCAAGTTAATATTCAGAATTGCCCCAGACTCAATCTTTTTACTAGGCCAAACGCGCACAAAAGGACTAATTTGGGCTTCTTCTCCCACAGTCGAAAGCGAACCAACCACAGCACCTTCTAACACATGAGCGCGCCGGTCTACACGCGCACCACGGCAAATCACACAAGCACTCAGATGTGCTTCGTCCCCGATAATCGCTCCATTCCAAACAATCGGACGCTTGAGATCGGCGTCAGCGCCAATGGTGACATTATCCCCAATGACTGTTCCGGCTTCAATCTCAACTCTTGCCCCAATGCGGCAATTGTCCCCAATGACTGCTGGGGTTTGAATCTCAGCGGTAGGGTCGATATAAGTGTTTTGACCAACCCACAAACCGGGCGAAACTTCTTTATAGGCAAAGTCAAGTTTTACTTTATTGTGTAATCCATCGTACTGAGCCTCGCGATAGGCATCTAAGTGACCCACATCGCACCAATAACCTTGAGCAATGTAACCATACATTGGCTCATTCTTTGATAGTAGTAAGGGGAACAACTCTTTAGAAAAGTCAGATTCTTGGTTTGCTGGCAGGTATTCCAATACTTCTGGTTCTAAAATGTAAGTGCCAGTGTTAACAGTGTCGGAAAAAATTTCACTCGTAGAAGGTTTTTCTAAAAATCGACGAATCCGACTTTCTTCATCAGTAATGACTACCCCAAATTCAATTGGGTTGGGCACACGAGTCAAAATCAAAGTTGCTTTTGACTTTTTTTGTTTATGAAATTCAATTGCCGCAGTTAAGTCGAAATCGGTTATGCTATCACCGCTAATTACTAAGAAGGTCTCATCTAAGAGTTCGGCAATGTTTTTTACACAGCCGGCGGTTCCTAAAGGCTGGTCTTCTTCTACGGCATAAGTCATCTGAACGCCAAAGTCGCTGCCATCTTGGAAGTAATCTCGCAAGACATCAGGTAAATAATGCAGTGTGGCAACCACTTCTGTAATTTGATGCCGTTTGAGGAGATTGATAATATGTTCGGCAATTGGTCGATTCAGGATGGGCACCATTGGTTTGGGCAGGTCACAAGTGAGCGGACGAAGCCGCGTTCCTGAACCACCTGCCATCAGTACTGCACGCATAAATCCTCCTTAGCTGTTTGCACCACTTGCTGCGTTAATACCCGTAAAAGTAAGTTGTGTTTTCTTTAGTTTCCTATGGATCTTTTACTTTAGGGAACTTTCGCAAGATGCATCTGGTCGGGATTAAGAATATCTACTCGCCACACTAGCCTGTTTGTCTGTACAAAATCAAGAAGGGCAATGGGTAGAAAGTCAAAAGACAAAAGTCAAAAGAGTTTTTTTATTTTATTTTTTCCTTAAGGACTTATGGGTGGATGGCTATAATGCACAGAGCTACTCTAAACTTGATATAAGAATGTATTAATTAACTATGATGCCGATGACAGCGACAGCCAAAGTGTTCAGCAGCAGTTTCTGCTCATTTGGGGCTGACTAATTGCTTTTCGATATCGTTATGAAGTGCCAATATGGTGTCAGTAAACCTTAACTTAAATTCTGTGAATTGCTTGTGGAGTTGTGCTGAATGGAATTAATCGTCTTTGGATTAGTGGTGGTTTATGCAGGTGGTGTTTGGAAGTTCTTCAATGGATTTAACCGGACTAACTTCCAGCGCACTTTGCCCAATCGGCTTAGTTTAGCCTTATTGTGGCCTGCTTTGATTATTACAAGTAAATCCTATCGTCAAAACTTTAGAAAGGCTCTTAAGGGTTAGAGTTTACGGTTTTTCAACAGAGTTGGCCCTCAGATGTATCTAGCTGATTGGCAGAACTTTTGGAAAATGCCTGACTGACGATTTTTATTACTCATTTCCAGATTCCTTGCACTGTTTCTGTTAATACTGATGATGGCGAGTCATCCTAGTAGGATGCGTTAGGAAAATTTGTTTGAAAAAGGTGTCTTACAAAGAGCGTTCATGCAGCCTCCTATCAAAACCCCCTCCTCGTTAACGGGTAACGGGGAGAGGGCAAAAAAGCAGGATTTTAGCAATGGACTAACTAAAATGCTTAATGATCGCCTCGGCAAATTCAGAACACTTTAAGGGTTCCACTGGCGGTTCCAGCAACCGAGCTAAGTCATATGTGACTTGACTGTTGGCAATAGCATCGCCCAAACCCTTCTTAATCAAATCCGCCGCTTCTTGCCAACCCAAATACTCCAGCATCATCACACCAGATAAAATCACCGAACCGGGATTCACCCTATCTAAACCCGCGTGTTTGGGTGCAGTACCGTGGGTGGCTTCAAAAATAGCACATTCATCGCCAATATTTGCCCCTGGTCCCATCCCTAGTCCGCCAACAATAGCCGCTGCTGCATCAGACAAGTAATCGCCGTTCAAGTTCATCGTCGCCAGAATGGAATACTCATCGGGTCTGGTTTGGATTTGTTGAAAAATACTGTCAGCAATGCGGTCATTGACCATTATCTTGTCTTTCCACTTGCCACTACCGTGAGTTTCCCAAATTGTGTTAAGAACTGTTTCAACCTCCTTGACAATTTGGGCTTGCTTTTCTTCAGTCAAGGCGTTAAACCCAGGGTCAATCATTCGGGCGTTTTCTTCCAAGGAGATATCGCAGTTGTTCTCCTTGTTACTCAAAATCCAAGATTCCCTTTCGGTAATGCACTCATTACGAAACTCGGTGGTTGCCAGTTCATAACCCCAATCGCGGAAAGCGCCTTCGGTGTACTTCATGATGTTGCCTTTATGCACTAAAGTCACCATTTGCTTATTTTTGGGGAGTTGCAAGGCGTGTTTGATGGCACGCCGTACCAAACGCTGGGAACCGGTTTTGCTGATAGGTTTAATACCAATGCCTGAGTCTAAAGGAATTCTCTTGTTGCCGTGTTCCGGTGTGGCGGGGATCAGTTCATTATTAAGGATGTAAATCAGGCGATCGCCAATTTCGTCACCTTGTCGCCACTCAATTCCTAAATAAATATCTTCCGTATTTTCGCGGTAGACAATGACATCTAGTTTTTCTGGGTTTTTATGGGGTGATGGTGTCCCTGTATAGTAGCGGCAAGGACGCACGCAGGCGTAAAGGTCAAAAATTTGCCGCAATGCCACATTCAGGGAACGTATGCCACCGCCGATAGGGGTTGTCAGAGGTCCTTTGATGGCAACACCATATTCTTTAATCGCCGTCAGCGTGTCTTGCGGTAAATACTGATATGTACCGTATAATTCACAAGCTTCATCTCCGGCATAAACCTTAAACCAACTCATCTTCCGCTTGCCCTTGTATGCCGTTTCTATCGCAGCATCAAGCACTTTTTGGGTAGCGGGCCAAATATCTATCCCCGTGCCGTCTCCCGTAATAAAGGGGATAATCGGGTTATCTGGAACAATCGGCTCCCCATTTTTGAAGGTGATTTTTGCTCCTGTTGTGGGCGGGCTAATTTTGTCGTACATTAAACACTCCTGAGGCTAGGCTGCAACAGAATACCCTTTAGGTTTATATCCCAAAGGTGAAAGACTTATGTTTGGAAGGCTAGCAGATTTTGCTGTGTCTTGTTTTGATAAATTTATCAGGCTGATGAGGCGCAGAGTTTTTTCCCTGTTTGTATCGTAGGCACAGGGCGCATAAAATTGCTGCTAAACCATTGTGATCTTAGAGCTAGCAGGCTTTACTTAGTGTACTCTTTGAATAGATAGCAAAGTATTATCAATGACGTAGCTAAAAGAGATCATCATCAGGGTGAGCAAGCAAGAGTTCGCAATGTTAAAATCCCACTGTCAATAAGTCACTGTACTGACTGGGTATGAATAAATGGATGAGGTGTAAGGGGTTAGGAGCGTAAGGCATTGCAACTGTAAAAAAGAATGAGTGGGCATTCTTTGCGATTTCCTGTAAACTACTCTTCGCTATCAGTGTTCACCGTCCACAACACTTGATAGCCAATAGCTTGTTCACCAATTGCATTCCACGAGTAATGGCATGACAGACCCATTGATTGTACCAGGCACTGCTAGTGACATCGACTCCCTCCGCCAACCGTTAGTCGCTGGGTCTCTTCAAGTTCAACAGCAGGTTATCCCACAGTTAGCTAATTTAGGAGATGTGGGCTTGGATGTCCTGATGGAATTTTTATATGAACGTAGAGAAAATCCTGCAACTTCGGTTGACGGTAAAGCATATCAGGTTCTTTATAACTCTGATTCACTTAAGGCAAAAGAATTTTTGCAAACTTATTTCCCTTCTGGGATTGTACCTTTGACATCAGACTGTGGCATCGATTATAGTCCCTTGCAACAGCTACTTGCCGCTTGTGACTTCCAAGCAGCTGATCGCATGACTCTGCAAAAAATGTGTGAAGTCGCGGGACCTGCGGCAGTACAAAGAAAATGGTTATATTTTACAGAAGCAGAAAATTTCCCTGTCACTGATCTAAGGACGATTAACACTCTGTGGTTAGTTCACTCAGATGGCAAATTTGGCTTTTCTGTACAGCGAGAAATTTGGTTAGGATTGGGGAAAAACTGGGACAATCTTTGGACGAAAATTGGTTGGAAAAATGGCAATAACTGGACGCGTTATCCTAACGAGTTTACCTGGAATCTGAGCGCTCCCCGAGGTCATCTACCTCTGTCTAATCAACTGCGTGGAGTGCGAGTTATTGCATCTTTGCTATCTCACCCTGCTTGGGTTAATAGTTAGTCATTGCTTCTTAGTCATTAGTTAAGCGACAAAGGACAAAGGACAAAATTTAAAAATGGCAAGCGTTCGTCTAGAAAGCGTCAAGCGTAGATTTAATAACGTCACCGCTATTGAGGACATTACTTTTGAAATTCCCGATGGAGAGTTTTGGGTATTTGTGGGACCCTCTGGGTGCGGTAAGTCTACCATTTTGCGAAGTATAGCTGGTTTGGAAACTGTCACCTCTGGCAAACTCTACATTGGGGACAAGCAGGTTAACAATATCCCAGCCCGACAAAGGGATGTGGCGATGGTTTTTCAAAACTATGCTCTGTATCCTCACATGACAGTGGCGCAAAATATTGCTTTTGGGTTGCAGATGCGGAAAATTGACGCTAAAGTCATTCAAGAAAGAGTGATGACGGTAGCGCGATCGCTTTCTCTAGAACACTTGTTAGAGCGCAAACCCAAACAACTTTCTGGCGGACAGCAGCAGCGGGTAGCGTTAGGAAGGGCAATAGCCCGTCAACCACAAGTCTTTTTGCTGGATGAGCCTTTGTCTAATTTAGATGCTCAGTTACGAGATGATACGCGAGCAGAGTTAAAACAGCTCCATCAACAATTGGGAATTACCACTATCTACGTTACCCATGACCAAGTTGAAGCGATGACTTTGGCTGATAAGATTGTGGTGCTAAACCGGGGACAAATTCAACAAATCGGTGAGCCACAATATATTTATTCCCAACCAG
The sequence above is a segment of the Mastigocladopsis repens PCC 10914 genome. Coding sequences within it:
- a CDS encoding J domain-containing protein; this translates as MDLGDCYRLLGLRSGASFADIKASYRRLAQQYHPDINPGDNKAKEKFIAVTEAYKLLLHGLPPEETALSSGQSPTAQHQPIKAKCPEATKEKPKEKPKPKPPSFSEIEQRLKWKTYEQLQQFLKERRFPQAIALAEALAQRLPEDAEVRQWQAIVYQVWGRALIAEKQPFKAKIYLKKALKTDPHNKSLWHEVQRDFQILEHMF
- the moaD gene encoding molybdopterin converting factor subunit 1, producing MSAIIVTVKLFAAYQEAYKVPELVLELPQNTPVAAVRDRLMTEHPELAQLRNITRFGVNLQFVEPDTILQDGDEVVLIPPVSGG
- the thrC gene encoding threonine synthase, which translates into the protein MTQATTNNTQATTATFKSLKCKECGAEYELKPLHVCEFCFGPLEVTYDYSALRSTVTRETIQAGPNSIWRYRKFLPVASDNPIDVGTGMTPLVRSHRLARRLGLNKLYIKNDAVNMPTLSFKDRVVSVALTRARELGFTTVSCASTGNLANSTAAIAAHAGLDCCVFIPADLEAGKILGSLVYSPTLMAVKGNYDQVNRLCCEVANTHGWGFVNINLRPYYSEGSKTLGFEVAEQLGWELPDHIVAPLASGSLYTKIYKGFQEFVEVGLVEGKKVKFSGAQAEGCSPIAQAYKEERDFIKPVKPNTIAKSIAIGNPADAVYALDIARKTGGSVESVTDSEIIEAIKLLAETEGIFTETAGGTTVAVLKKLVEAGKIDPDETTVVYITGNGLKTQEAVQGYIGEPLTIEAKLDSFERALERSQTLERLEWQQVLV
- a CDS encoding MoaD/ThiS family protein, producing the protein MAVKVLVPTALQKFTNNQAALECKGSTIAELFNSLEESCPGIKSRLCDEAGQPRRFLNLYVNSEDIRFLDGTDTPLKDGDEVSIVPAVAGG
- a CDS encoding DUF2996 domain-containing protein: MAEPTNHNEAGEVAPSTVDKQAPSVAEEHAPSTDSPEATDIPTANAPDPKAANPETNPNAAKTTTAAPKGEKPAGAAKAAAAGDKPAAKATAKKEKAPAVEDKPFAEFIQQDYLPAVQKAIASVGVQNLQLNFAKQKISITGFETGEECWQITGSWQNGLRQFNLYFPEEDIQGKKAFSCHEGKKPSTLESFLIDERKVTLDLLVYGLVQRLNGQKWLGRN
- a CDS encoding TM2 domain-containing protein: MNAGNKNNKDHQDRLLVSYILSAAWFVGLGGLHRLYNGKIGTGLLWLLTGGVLGIGQFVDLFIIPNMVEEQEMKLRLKAGLSPLGVPLNQPAVAAQVYRSAQEKLMMRLLKAADNRGGKLTVTQAVMETGASFSEVEAVFKEMLKTGYVKIDNDPDTGAVTYHFHELN
- the acsF gene encoding magnesium-protoporphyrin IX monomethyl ester (oxidative) cyclase — translated: MVDSLKKPGFEEMRSGIKVPAKETLLTPRFYTTDFDEMARMDISPNEDELKAILEEFRADYNRHHFVRDAEFEQSWDHIDGETRRLFVEFLERSCTAEFSGFLLYKELGRRLKDKSPVLAECFTLMSRDEARHAGFLNKALSDFNLALDLGFLTKSRNYTFFKPKFIFYATYLSEKIGYWRYITIYRHLQAHPEDQVYPIFRWFENWCQDENRHGDFFDAIMRSQPQMLNDWKARLWSRFFLLSVFATMYLNDVQRKDFYASLGLDAREYDIYVIQKTNETAGRVFPVTLDVEHPEFYQRLEVCVKNNEKLTAIANSNTPKFLQFFQKLPYYVSNAWQLLRLYFIKPLDAAATQGAAR